A single region of the Ctenopharyngodon idella isolate HZGC_01 chromosome 21, HZGC01, whole genome shotgun sequence genome encodes:
- the jade2 gene encoding E3 ubiquitin-protein ligase Jade-2 isoform X2, with the protein MESEMKRRKYSTSSNDSDTTDSHVTTWSRSSKNTGTNSTWVRHEQKKPSEVFRTDFITAMKLPDSAQLSPEEFYFLSDPWRQEWEKGVQVPANVQSIPEPVVRELPDVNRIPFFSPIQTRGQSEFGFGESHGLTEPLSRYDLDDLDVTWLELVNTEFRQLALPELDELTMEQVVVELESRCQQNMQQAIETEEGLGIEYDEDVVCDVCRSPEGEDGNEMVFCDKCNVCVHQACYGILKVPQGNWLCRTCALGVQPKCLLCPRRGGALKPTRSGTKWVHVSCALWIPEVSIGCPEKMEPITKVSHIPASRWALSCSLCREHTGTCIQCSMPSCVVAFHVTCAFDHGLEMRTTLAENDEVRFKSYCLEHSSVSRSNSGANADRPEPRHAGPDLPGISHSDRAKQEQAEQEKASHRKQKLQELEDEFYRLVDPKDVAESLSLPDAHVDFLFQYWKLRRKANFNQPLVTIKRDEVDNLAQQEQDVLYRRLKLFTHLRQDLERVRNLCYMVTRRERIKHSLCNLQEKIFALQIQLLEKDLDGGTR; encoded by the exons ATGGAGAGTGAGATGAAGAGGAGGAAGTACTCCACCAGCAGCAACGACTCTGACACCACCGACA GTCATGTGACCACCTGGTCACGGTCTTCAAAGAACACAGGGACCAATAGCACATGGGTACGCCATGAGCAGAAGAAACCATCTGAG GTGTTTCGGACCGATTTCATTACAGCCATGAAGTTGCCTGATTCAGCACAACTGAGCCCAGAGGAGTTTTATTTCCTGTCCGACCCCTGGAGGCAGGAATGGGAGAAGGGTGTGCAGGTGCCAGCCAATGTGCAATCCATTCCTGAGCCTGTAGTCAG GGAGCTTCCTGATGTCAATCGAATCCCATTCTTTTCACCAATCCAAACCAGGGGCCAGTCCGAGTTTGGCTTCGGAGAGTCACATGGTCTCACTGAGCCACTGAGTCGCTACGATCTGGATGATCTGGATGTGACCTGGCTTGAACTGGTTAATACTGAATTCAGACAGTTAG CACTTCCGGAGCTGGACGAGCTCACCATGGAGCAGGTTGTGGTGGAGCTGGAGAGCAGGTGTCAGCAGAACATGCAGCAGGCCATCGAGACTGAGGAGGGGCTGGGCATCGAATACGACGAGGACGTAGTTTGTGACGTATGCCGCTCACCTGAGGGGGAGGACGGCAACGAGATGGTTTTCTGTGACAAGTGCAACGTTTGTGTGCACCAG GCATGTTACGGGATCTTAAAGGTGCCGCAGGGTAACTGGCTGTGCCGAACATGTGCTCTTGGAGTGCAGCCCAAATGTTTGCTCTGTCCCAGGAGAGGAGGAGCTCTGAAACCCACTCGTAGTGGAACCAAGTGGGTCCACGTCAGCTGTGCCTTATGGATCCCTGAG GTGAGCATTGGCTGCCCTGAGAAGATGGAACCCATTACAAAAGTATCACACATCCCGGCCAGTCGATGGGCCTTGTCCTGTAGCCTGTGCCGTGAACACACTGGCACATGTATTCAG TGCTCCATGCCATCCTGCGTCGTGGCCTTCCACGTGACCTGTGCGTTTGACCACGGACTAGAGATGCGCACCACTCTGGCGGAGAACGATGAGGTGCGCTTCAAATCGTACTGTCTAGAGCACAGTAGCGTCTCGCGCTCAAACAGTGGCGCTAATGCAGACAGGCCCGAACCGCGGCACGCTGGGCCGGATCTGCCAGGGATCTCTCATTCGGATCGTGCGAAGCAGGAGCAAGCAGAACAGGAGAAAGCCAGCCATCGCAAGCAGAAGCTGCAAGAGCTTGAAGACGAGTTTTACAGATTAGTGGACCCCAAGGATGTTGCGGAAAGCCTTTCCCTGCCAGATGCTCACGTGGACTTCCTCTTCCAGTACTGGAAACTGCGACGAAAGGCCAACTTCAACCAGCCGCTGGTGACCATCAAGAGGGATGAGGTGGACAATCTCGCCCAGCAGGAGCAGGATGTTCTGTATCGCCGTCTGAAGCTCTTCACTCACTTGCGTCAGGATCTCGAGAGG GTCAGAAACTTGTGTTACATGGTCACACGCAGAGAGAGGATCAAACACTCTTTATGCAACCTGCAGGAGAAGATCTTTGCCTTGCAGATTCAGCTCTTAGAGAAGGACCTGGATGGAG